The following is a genomic window from Vibrio cyclitrophicus.
AATTGATTTTCTGCCATTAGGCGACGGCTAAAGTCGTGCTTACGCATACGGCGCATACGGCGACCTGGGAATTGACCTTGAATTGAAACAGACACTAGATTCTCCTTGCCTAGTCTAAGCACCGAAATGCTTAGATATGAAAAGTGCAAAATACAGGCAAAAGCATATCACTGATGGCTCAGGACGCTAACAGTAAAATATAAAACCCACTCAAAAACAGGGAGAAATGGCAAAAAATGACCTTCTCCTCACACTGCCGTATACTCATGACAATTCAGTAAAGACCGCTTTCAGGACAAAACAATGATCGATACCCATGCCCATATTTACGCGAGCGAATTCGATGAAGACCGTGAACAAGTCATGCAACGCGCGCTTGCTCAAGGTATTGATACCATTCTGCTGCCGAACATCGATTTAGAATCTATCGAGCCAATGCTAGCGACAGAGGCTCAGTTTCCTGAGGTATGTCGTTCAATGATGGGTTTGCACCCTTGTTACGTAGATGCAAATATCGAGCAGACCCTCAAAACCGTTCGAGCTTGGTTTGATAAGCATGACTTTATAGCCGTAGGTGAGATTGGTATCGACTTGTACTGGGATAAAACCTTTAAAGCAGAACAAGAGATGGCCTTCGTCACCCAATTGCAGTGGGCAAAAGACCTCGACCTACCTGTCGTCATCCACACCCGTGATTCCATTGAAGAAACACTCGCACTACTTCGCCAAGAACAAGACGGCAGCTTACGTGGTGTGTTTCACTGCTTTGGCAGCAGCTTAGAGGAAGCTCAAGCAATCAATGCGTTAGGTTTTCATTTAGGCTTAGGAGGCGTGTCGACGTTCAAAAACTCAGGCATGGACAAAGTAATCCCTCACCTTGATATGAATTACATCATTCTTGAAACTGATTGTCCGTATTTAGCACCGGCACCCAATCGCGGTAAGAGGAATGAGCCAGCGTACACGGAGTTGGTTGCACAGCGAATAGCCGATCTTAGAGGCATGACGATTGAAGAGGTTGACGCGTTAACCACTAAAAATGCGAGAGATTTATTCAATTTATTATAGATTTATCAGTAAATTAAATTAATTGTATTAACAAATAATATTTGAGAACAAAAGGCAATGAGTCTATTATCAACCGCATTCATATGGGGATAATAGATATGTGTGACCACTCACAATACTTACAACGTCAACATCGAACCCTATGGCATAAAATTTTGGGTATCAAAGAGCTCTATATATGCCAAAACTGTGGCTATCAGTTAAAGATTCGATAAACAAAACATAATAAAAAAGCGGCCAATAGCCGCTTTTTTATTATGTGATTTTTTGCTGCTGGGCTCTAACGATCAGCTCTTTGCCAATTAAGATTCAGCCTCTTCTTCCTCATCACCCTCTTCTGGTTTACGCACATAAAAACGCGCAAAGAACAGACCAATCTCAAACAGAATACACATTGGAATCGCCAACAGGGTTTGCGAGATCATATCGGGTGGTGTCAGCATCATACCAACAATGAAAGCACCGACGACGATGTAAGGACGCTTTTCTGACAAAGCTTTAGGCGTTGTCGCCCCTGTCCAACATAGCAAGATAATCGCGACTGGTACTTCAAAAGCAATACCAAAGGCAAAGAACAACGCGAGTACAAAATCAAGGTAACTCGATATATCGGTTGCGAACTCAACTCCCCCTAATGATATAGCCGTAAAAAAGCCAAATACCAATGGGAATACCACGAAGTAAGCGAACGCCACACCACAGTAAAACAACAATGAACTTGAAGCCAACAACGGCATGATCAAGCGCTTTTCATGCTTATATAAGCCCGGAGCGACAAAAGCCCACACCTGATACAAAATAAACGGAACCGCGATAAAAATAGACGCGATTAAGGTTAATTTCAGTGGTGTGAAAAATGGCGATGCAACATCAGTCGCAATCATCGTCGCCCCTTCAGGTAGGCGATCTACCAAAGGTGCTGATACAAATTCATAAATATCATTAGCAAAATAAATTAGCCCGACAAACACGACCAGAACCGCGACAATCGCACGTAGTAGGCGATTACGTAGTTCTAGAAGGTGGCTAATTAAAGGCTGTGTCTGCTCAGTCGAAGACATGTCAAACCTCTTAAACAGGAAGATCGAAAAGGAGTCGCGTGCATACCTATGTACTTAAACATCGAGCTACTTAAGTATCTGGCGACTCCTCCTAGCGAGACTATTCGGCTTTCTTATCTGACGGTGCTGAAGCTTCACTATTGACCTGAATGGTTTCAGATTCCACAGTTTCCGTGACACTAGGTTTAGTCTCACTTGGCTTATCAGACTCAGGCTTAGCATACGGACGTTGAACCTCAGCAGCGGCTTGCTTGAGTTCATCAACTGATGCTTTTAGATCTGGAGATAAATCTTCCATACCCATTTTTTCCGCCTTACGTAGGTTTTCTTGAAGTTCTTGCACCTTAAGCTCATGAGAAAGTTCATCTTTCACACTATTTGCCATGCTTTTCGCTTGTCCAACAAACTTGGAAACACTGCGAATCGCCACAGGCAAACGCTCAGGTCCTAAAACCACTAACCCAACGACAGATATTAATACCAGTTCCCAAAAACCGATATCAAACACGATTTACGCCTGCTCTTTGTCTTTCTTTGTTTCAGCAGTTGTTTCAGCGCTCGCTTCTTTCTTCTGCTGCTCAATATTCTTTGGTTCAAAGTCTGCGTCTTTCTTATCTGCAGGCTTGTCTTCATCGCTCATCGCTTTTTTGAAGCCTTTAACCGCTGAACCTAAGTCACCACCCATGCCGCGCAGTTTCTTTGTTCCGAATAGCAAAATTACAATTACAGCAATGATTAGAAGTTGCCAAATACTGATACCACCCATTGTCATTGTCCTCGGGTCTGTCTACACATAAAAATATTAAGAGAGTCTACTGTCTAACGACGGTAAGCTCGCCAACTAAGCAGCCAAAATGTGACACCTGCGATGCCACAGCCCATGGATAGCTGCTCATAAGGGCTTGAAACTAATATTGCGGAGCATACGACTAAAGTTGCTCCAACGCCAAACAAAAACTTTCCAGTCGCTTGCTGACGCTTACTATCTCGGTAGCCTTGATAAAGCTGATCCATTCTGTGGTTCATCGCTTTACCTTGGCGCAAGCTGTCATAAAGTAGCTCTGGCAGCTCTGGCAGTTTTTCTGCCCAGAATGGTGCACGCTCTTTTACTGCGTTGATCACAGCTTGCGGCCCCACCTGATTCATCATCCAGGTTTCAAGGAAGGGCTTGGCGGTTGCCCACAAATCAAGCTGCGGATACAACTGACGACCTAGACCTTCCACATACAACAAGGTCTTCTGCAGAAGTACCAACTGAGGTTGAACCTCCATGTTGAAACGTCTTGCTGTATTAAATAAGTTTAGCAACACATGGCCAAATGAGATCTCGCCAAGTGGTTTTGCAAAAATCGGCTCACACACCATGCGAATCGCGAATTCGAAATCGTTAACATTGGTGTCGTGTGGTACCCACCCCGAATCAACGTGCAGCTCGGCAACTTTACGGTAATCTCGATTAAAGAAAGCCAGCAGGTTCTCGGCTAAATAGCGCTTATCTTCGCTGTTGAGCGTGCCGACAATGCCACAATCCAAACCAATCCACTGAGGGTTGTCTGGATTTTCAGGGTTAACGAATACGTTACCTGGGTGCATGTCTGCATGGAAAAAACTATCGCGGAACACTTGGGTGAAAAATACCGTCACACCGCGTTCAGCCAGCAGCTTCATGTTGGTGCCGTTAGCATTCAGTGTTTCAATATCTGAAACTTGAATACCATAGATTCGCTCTGACACCATCAAGGTTTCACTGCTTAAATCAGGAATAACTTCTGGCACATACAGCTCTTCGCTGCCTTCAAAATTACGTCGCAGTTGAATCGCATTCGCTGCCTCACGGCGCAGATCCAGTTCATCAAGTAACGTTTTCTCGTACTCGTGAACCACCTCAACAGGTTTCAAACGACGTGCTTCAGGAAGCGACTTAGCGACTATACGCGCCATTCGGTGCATCAGTTTTAGATCTGCATCAATCACCGGGCGAATATCAGGGCGAATTACCTTCAGAACAATCTCGCGGCCGCTCTCTTTAAGCTTCGCAGTATGCACCTGAGCGATAGAAGCTGAAGCCAGTGGCTCGATATCAAAGTCGGTAAACCAGTTATCTAGGCTACCACCCAGTGCCTTTTCCATATCTTGCTTGGCCAACGCGCCGTCAAATGGAGCGACTTGGTCTTGCAATAAAGCGAGTTGATCAGCGATATGAGGAGGAAACAGGTCACGACGCGTCGACATCATTTGACCAAACTTGATCCACACTAGCCCTAACTCTTGCAAAGCAAGACGTAAACGCTGACCTAACTCTTTATCTTGATGTTTGTTCTTAAGCCAAAACAGTGACTTTCTCGCCAGCAAAGGGGCTTTCGTTAACTGGTGCTCAGGCATCAACTCATCAAGGCCGTACTCTAACTGTACCTTGATAATATGATAAAGACGTTTCAGTTCTGCTGGGGTCATGCTTTCTCCAACAGAGCGTTCAATTTAGCTTCAAGGCGTGCTACTGAGCTTTTTACGTCATCAACTTGGTCGCAAAAGTGCACCACTTCTAACGGGGCTGGAGCAATCTTCCACTCTTCTGTCAGAACCTGAGCAACATGGTTTTGATGCTTAGTGGCTTGCTTCGCCACAAAACCACCGACGTTTTTAACACCTTGCACTAAGGTATGCGCAACCACATCACCAGTCGCACGAGATAACCACTCTTCCAAGTCTGGCTTGCAGTCTGTCATCAGTTGAGCAAACTTCTGCGCCAGTTGAATATCACCTTCTAGAATCAACTTATCTTGTTTGATCAGCTTAGTGATGTTCGATTGCTCACGCAGTTCCGGTAACACCGATAAATTCAAAGATAGGTAGCAATCAGGCTGCCCTTCATACTCCGACAACACATCGATCTGTTGACTGAAAACGAAGGTGAGTGTTTTGTTCAACTCTTTCAAATTAACTTGAATGATCTGTCCCTTTAAACGAGACAAACGACGAACCAAGGCGGGATCATCGTTCACGAAAGTATTTAAAGAGGTTTCAATAACCGCGGTGACCAATGGATCAAATGGCATGACTGTCCTTACCTTTGAAAACGGATAAGCCTTAACCTATCCGTTCTATCTTTATTCTTATTTTTTAGCGTGCTCTACGAGCTTGCTACCAAGTTCGACTAGAACTTGTAACCACGGTGCAGCGCTACAATGCCGCCCGTTAGGTTGAAGTATTTCGTATTTTCAAAACCCGCTTCTTGCATCATACCTTCCAAGGTTTCTTGGTTCGGGTGCATGCGGATAGATTCTGCAAGGTAACGATAGCTGTCTGCATCGTTAGCAATCAGCTCACCCATTTTTGGCAATAGGTGGAAAGAGTATGCATCGTAAACCTTTGATAAAGGCTCAAGTACTGGCTTAGAAAACTCAAGAACCAACAGACGACCACCCGGCTTAAGTACGCGGTACATTGAACGCAGCGCTTGGTCTTTATCGGTTACGTTACGCAGACAGAAGCTGATAGTAATGCAATCGAAGTAGTTGTCAGGGAATGGTAGTTCTTCAGCGTTCGCTTGTACGTAATGTACGTTGCCAACAATACCGCTATCACGCAGCTTATCGCGGCCAACATTCAGCATCGAGTTGTTAATATCAGCAAGAACCACGTGGCCTTTTTCGCCAACGATACGCGAGAATTTCGCAGTAAGGTCACCAGTACCACCACCAAGGTCGAGAATACGTTGACCAGGGCGTACGCCACTGCAATCAATCGTGAATCGCTTCCACAAGCGGTGAACACCACCCGACATTAAGTCATTCATGATGTCGTATTTAGCGGCTACAGAGTGAAATACCTCTGCTACTTTCGCGACTTTTTCGTCTTTTGCGACGGTTTCGAAACCAAAGTGTGTGGTTTCCGACTCTACTGCTGAATTTGTCTGCACGCTTGTGTCCATAATGCTGTTATCTACCATGGTAAGTTCTCATCGACAGCACACTCTCTGTTTAGAGGCGCTGCAGCCGATTAGTTTACTTTATCCTCAGCAGGTTGTCTTTCTACTAAGGAGGCATTTTCTGAAAAAGCCTCATTTTGAGCCATTTCGGCAATCCCAACCGAAATCGATTTTTTCACTTCAACACCAAGTTGTTTGAAGCTTTCTGCCTGACGAATCACATTGCCACGCCCAGTCACCAGCTTATTCATTGCCCCTTGGTAGCTTTGGTTGGCTCTATCAAGTGAGCTGCCAAGGCCTTCCATATCATCAACGAATAAGCGTAATTTGTCGTAAAGTTTGCTCGCTCGCTCCGCAATAACTTGCGCATTTTGGTTCTGCCTCTCATTGCGCCACAAGTTATCAATAGTACGCAGTGCCACCAGCAGGGTGGTTGGGCTGACCAAGATAATGTTTTGTTCCATCGCATCTTTGACCAAGCTAGGATCCGCCTGAATAGCCACTTGGAATGCTGGCTCAACCGGGATAAACATCAGCACGTAATCCAAGCTCTGGATGCCTTTAAGCTGATGATAATCTTTC
Proteins encoded in this region:
- the tatA gene encoding Sec-independent protein translocase subunit TatA: MGGISIWQLLIIAVIVILLFGTKKLRGMGGDLGSAVKGFKKAMSDEDKPADKKDADFEPKNIEQQKKEASAETTAETKKDKEQA
- the ubiB gene encoding ubiquinone biosynthesis regulatory protein kinase UbiB → MTPAELKRLYHIIKVQLEYGLDELMPEHQLTKAPLLARKSLFWLKNKHQDKELGQRLRLALQELGLVWIKFGQMMSTRRDLFPPHIADQLALLQDQVAPFDGALAKQDMEKALGGSLDNWFTDFDIEPLASASIAQVHTAKLKESGREIVLKVIRPDIRPVIDADLKLMHRMARIVAKSLPEARRLKPVEVVHEYEKTLLDELDLRREAANAIQLRRNFEGSEELYVPEVIPDLSSETLMVSERIYGIQVSDIETLNANGTNMKLLAERGVTVFFTQVFRDSFFHADMHPGNVFVNPENPDNPQWIGLDCGIVGTLNSEDKRYLAENLLAFFNRDYRKVAELHVDSGWVPHDTNVNDFEFAIRMVCEPIFAKPLGEISFGHVLLNLFNTARRFNMEVQPQLVLLQKTLLYVEGLGRQLYPQLDLWATAKPFLETWMMNQVGPQAVINAVKERAPFWAEKLPELPELLYDSLRQGKAMNHRMDQLYQGYRDSKRQQATGKFLFGVGATLVVCSAILVSSPYEQLSMGCGIAGVTFWLLSWRAYRR
- a CDS encoding TatD family hydrolase: MIDTHAHIYASEFDEDREQVMQRALAQGIDTILLPNIDLESIEPMLATEAQFPEVCRSMMGLHPCYVDANIEQTLKTVRAWFDKHDFIAVGEIGIDLYWDKTFKAEQEMAFVTQLQWAKDLDLPVVIHTRDSIEETLALLRQEQDGSLRGVFHCFGSSLEEAQAINALGFHLGLGGVSTFKNSGMDKVIPHLDMNYIILETDCPYLAPAPNRGKRNEPAYTELVAQRIADLRGMTIEEVDALTTKNARDLFNLL
- the tatC gene encoding twin-arginine translocase subunit TatC, whose protein sequence is MSSTEQTQPLISHLLELRNRLLRAIVAVLVVFVGLIYFANDIYEFVSAPLVDRLPEGATMIATDVASPFFTPLKLTLIASIFIAVPFILYQVWAFVAPGLYKHEKRLIMPLLASSSLLFYCGVAFAYFVVFPLVFGFFTAISLGGVEFATDISSYLDFVLALFFAFGIAFEVPVAIILLCWTGATTPKALSEKRPYIVVGAFIVGMMLTPPDMISQTLLAIPMCILFEIGLFFARFYVRKPEEGDEEEEAES
- the ubiE gene encoding bifunctional demethylmenaquinone methyltransferase/2-methoxy-6-polyprenyl-1,4-benzoquinol methylase UbiE translates to MMDTSVQTNSAVESETTHFGFETVAKDEKVAKVAEVFHSVAAKYDIMNDLMSGGVHRLWKRFTIDCSGVRPGQRILDLGGGTGDLTAKFSRIVGEKGHVVLADINNSMLNVGRDKLRDSGIVGNVHYVQANAEELPFPDNYFDCITISFCLRNVTDKDQALRSMYRVLKPGGRLLVLEFSKPVLEPLSKVYDAYSFHLLPKMGELIANDADSYRYLAESIRMHPNQETLEGMMQEAGFENTKYFNLTGGIVALHRGYKF
- a CDS encoding ubiquinone biosynthesis accessory factor UbiJ, encoding MPFDPLVTAVIETSLNTFVNDDPALVRRLSRLKGQIIQVNLKELNKTLTFVFSQQIDVLSEYEGQPDCYLSLNLSVLPELREQSNITKLIKQDKLILEGDIQLAQKFAQLMTDCKPDLEEWLSRATGDVVAHTLVQGVKNVGGFVAKQATKHQNHVAQVLTEEWKIAPAPLEVVHFCDQVDDVKSSVARLEAKLNALLEKA
- the tatB gene encoding Sec-independent protein translocase protein TatB, which codes for MFDIGFWELVLISVVGLVVLGPERLPVAIRSVSKFVGQAKSMANSVKDELSHELKVQELQENLRKAEKMGMEDLSPDLKASVDELKQAAAEVQRPYAKPESDKPSETKPSVTETVESETIQVNSEASAPSDKKAE